CCCCTTGGCGTTGCAGTTTTCCTACTGTAGTGAAACGGGGAGGTTTTGTTTTGGGTCTACTCTTTCCCTGATCAATTCCTGTACGTCCTTTCGTCCCTGTCCATATTTTGTATAGATCCGTAAGTAGAATAGAGAAAGGTATACTATTTTTCTTGGACAACGGGAGTTGATGTATAATGAAAAAATTCTCTATTCTGCTCGTTCTATTGGGCATCCTGGTCATCAGCTTTCCTTTCCTGCGGGAAACGTATTATGACTGGCAGCAAACCCGTGTCATGAACGATCTGGAGCAATTGCAAAACGGTTTGTCTAAGCTTAATCACTCCTTCGAACAAGGCATACAGGATGCAGCTTCCACCGAGCCGACTACTGACAATACAGCTACAGTGCAAGAGCTCTCTTCGGATACGTTAGGGATACTATCGATTGACAAGATTAATGTCCGCTTACCGATTCTGGAGGGTGCAACGGAGGACAATATGAAGGTAGCTGCAACCCATCTTGTCGAAACCACCCGTATCGGGAACAAAGGTAATGCTGCCATAGCCGCTCATCGTGCCCACAAAAAAGGACGGCTGTTCAATCGTCTGGGAGAACTACAGATTGGTGATTCTATGGAAGTCACCTTGGCAGATCGAACGATTATCCAATATAAGGTAGATCAGATATCCGTTGTGGAGCCAACTGACTTATCTGTGCTGGAGGATCCCGGGCTTGGACAGGTCCTTACCTTGATTACCTGTGATCCACTCGTCAATCCAACACATCGCCTAATTGTAAGAGCTATTGCAGTGAAACCAAATGTTAAGGGGACCTGATCCTTCCTAAATATCACCAAAAAATACCCTCTAGCATATTCACACGTCGACGCTAAGTCTTCGTAGTGATTGCTAGAGGGTATTTCTATCTACACACGATGAATTTTAGATACTGCGTGTTTCGATCTAGCGTTGAAGCTGTTGTCTGCGGCGGAAGTACATGAATCCCGCGCTACCTAGCGCCATCAGCATCATGCCCACAGCAGTGTAAGCCATTGTGCTCTCTTCACCTGTTTGTGGCAGCATTCCCTGAGATCCAGAATTTCCGTTTGGCTGTGATGCGGAATTTCCATTGCCCTGTGATCCATCTGTATCCGTTCCAGCAGGAGGTGCAAGTGCACCATCCCCATCAGGTGCATCTGTATCCCCAACTGGAGGTGCAGTATCGTCACCGTTGGAATCGCCTGGTGTCGGTGTCACTACCCCGGAATCTTCATCTGTCGGACTTTCGGTTCCTCCCCCAGACTCTGTAGGTTCAGTTACAACCGTGCCTGGAACCGACGGATTTGGCTTTCCTGGTTCCGGAGTTACTGGTTTCTCTGGATCTGGTGTTACACCCGTAGTAGGTGTTCCCGGATTATAAGGTCCACTAGACCCACCACCCGATACCGGGATAGCCTGATTTGTTTTTTCCACAACTACAGCTTCGGTTTGTATGTTCGTAATTTCAAATGGTACTGGTGTTGTTTCCAACATGTATCCGTTAGGCGCTTTTATTTCAACCAACTGATATTTATTGATATCCAAGCCTTCAAGTACAATTTCACCTTGTTGATTGGTTGTCAATGTAGCTTCATCTAGACCTGTTACCTTGTGGAACTCCCAATTCCCATTTGCATCCATCAATGCAGTCTGAGCTCGTAATTCAAATACAGCTCCTTGAAGGTGCTGAGTTCGACCCGCATTGGTTTTAATCAATTTCACAGAACGATCATTTTTTTTATTTTCAATGGTTAATTGAGTTTCCGGTTTGATAATAGATACAAGCGTCTCCGGCTGTTCAATAACAAAGCCTTCTGCCTTGGTCTCTACCAATGTATATGAACCATAATCCAAACCATCGAATTCAATGACCCCATTTAGGTCGGTTACTTTTGTATCGATGACAATGTTGGAACGATCACGCAATTCGAATTCAATTCCGCTTAATACGGACTTATCCTTGGCATTTACTTTGGTAACGACAAGTTTACCACCTGCACCCATTGCATTAGACTTCGTCAATGTAATACTCTCCGTCTGATTCTCTACAATCGTGAACGGAATTGATGTAGCATCCAATTGATAAAACTCAGGTGCCGCGACTTCTACCAGCTCATAATCCCCTGGCAACAGTCCACCTTTGGCGATCTTTCCATCTTCCCCTGTCGTTAACTCATCGATTTTCTCTCGCGTTGCTCCGTCCTTGGAGTACAATTCGAAAGTTGCACCCTT
This Paenibacillus xylanexedens DNA region includes the following protein-coding sequences:
- a CDS encoding class D sortase; translation: MKKFSILLVLLGILVISFPFLRETYYDWQQTRVMNDLEQLQNGLSKLNHSFEQGIQDAASTEPTTDNTATVQELSSDTLGILSIDKINVRLPILEGATEDNMKVAATHLVETTRIGNKGNAAIAAHRAHKKGRLFNRLGELQIGDSMEVTLADRTIIQYKVDQISVVEPTDLSVLEDPGLGQVLTLITCDPLVNPTHRLIVRAIAVKPNVKGT